A DNA window from Caretta caretta isolate rCarCar2 chromosome 7, rCarCar1.hap1, whole genome shotgun sequence contains the following coding sequences:
- the RAB1B gene encoding ras-related protein Rab-1B, whose protein sequence is MNPEYDYLFKLLLIGDSGVGKSCLLLRFADDTYTESYISTIGVDFKIRTIELDGKTIKLQIWDTAGQERFRTITSSYYRGAHGIIVVYDVTDQESYSNVKQWLQEIERYASENVNKLLVGNKCDLTTKKVVDYTTAKEFADSLGIPFLETSAKNATNVEQSFMTMAAEIKKRMGPGATTGGDRPNLRIDSTPVKPAGGGCC, encoded by the exons CGATTACCTGTTCAAGCTGCTGCTGATTGGAGACTCAGGTGTGGGGAAGTCCTGCCTCCTGCTGCGATTTGCT GATGACACCTACACAGAGAGCTACATCAGCACCATTGGGGTGGACTTCAAAATCCGGACCATTGAGCTGGACGGCAAAACCATCAAACTACAGATT TGGGATACCGCTGGTCAGGAGCGGTTCCGGACCATCACCTCCAGCTACTACAGAGGGGCGCATGGCATCATTGTGGTGTATGATGTAACAGATCAG GAGTCCTACAGCAATGTgaagcagtggctgcaggagaTCGAGCGCTATGCCAGCGAGAATGTCAACAAGTTGCTGGTGGGCAACAAGTGCGACCTCACTACCAAGAAAGTGGTGGACTACACCACCGCCAAG GAATTTGCAGACTCCTTGGGCATCCCGTTCTTGGAGACCAGCGCCAAAAACGCCACCAACGTGGAGCAGTCATTCATGACCATGGCAGCTGAGATCAAGAAGCGCATGGGCCCCGGCGCCACCACTGGCGGGGACAGACCCAACCTCAGAATCGACAGCACTCCAGTCAAACCAGCGGGTGGAGGTTGCTGCTGA